One Campylobacter sp. RM16192 genomic region harbors:
- the rpmJ gene encoding 50S ribosomal protein L36: protein MKVRPSVKKMCDKCKIVKRKGIVRIICENPKHKQRQG, encoded by the coding sequence ATGAAAGTTCGTCCTTCTGTAAAGAAGATGTGTGACAAATGTAAAATTGTCAAGCGTAAAGGTATAGTTCGCATTATTTGCGAAAATCCAAAACATAAACAAAGACAAGGATAA
- the rpsM gene encoding 30S ribosomal protein S13, which translates to MARIAGVDLPKKKRIEYGLTYIYGIGLHKSREILTATGISYDKRVHELTEDEAAAIRKEIQEKHVVEGDLRKSVAMDIKALMDLGSYRGLRHRKGLPVRGQKTKTNARTRKGKRKTVGSATK; encoded by the coding sequence ATGGCTCGTATTGCAGGTGTAGATTTACCGAAAAAAAAGAGAATTGAGTATGGTCTAACTTACATTTATGGTATCGGCCTTCATAAATCAAGAGAGATTCTTACGGCTACTGGAATTTCTTATGACAAGAGAGTTCATGAGCTAACTGAAGATGAGGCTGCTGCTATTCGTAAAGAGATCCAAGAGAAACATGTGGTTGAAGGTGATCTTAGAAAGAGCGTTGCTATGGATATAAAAGCGCTTATGGATCTTGGAAGCTATAGAGGTCTTCGCCATAGAAAGGGTCTTCCGGTGCGCGGTCAAAAGACTAAAACAAACGCTAGAACCAGAAAAGGCAAGCGTAAAACTGTTGGCTCTGCAACAAAATAA
- the infA gene encoding translation initiation factor IF-1 has protein sequence MAKDDVIEIDGNVIEALPNATFKVELDNKHVILCHIAGKMRMHYIKIMPGDRVKVELTPYSLDKGRIIYRHK, from the coding sequence GTGGCAAAAGACGACGTCATAGAGATTGACGGCAATGTTATAGAGGCTCTGCCTAATGCGACATTTAAAGTTGAGCTTGATAATAAGCATGTGATTTTATGTCATATCGCGGGCAAGATGAGAATGCACTATATCAAGATCATGCCCGGAGATCGCGTAAAAGTAGAACTCACGCCTTATAGTCTTGATAAAGGTAGAATAATTTATAGACATAAGTAA